One genomic region from Lujinxingia vulgaris encodes:
- a CDS encoding Eco57I restriction-modification methylase domain-containing protein — protein sequence MTRPPQTQEQALAAEVITRTEALLTRALDRGERVDEAGWHRALIEAAARRRARRLGVSETGVGAGDGLSAACQADLSTWPDALFGDAHVLGWMHQGWSALGRLKSFEAHVQRGERHDSATVSTQLYTPRWVADALARQALEGADLGRARVLDPAAGGGQMLLAALDALVDAGLAPAEAATRLWGWELDPHAARVARWTLKLEVAGRLGGRDPQLEHQIDAQIVCRDALLGDAPGFEVVLTNPPYMGWRSMPAELREHLKAHYAPFERDLYAAFIKRCQDVATHAVGLLVQQGIFYLKRFEAARAELLAAGALTDFLHLGPGAFWGLTGEKASVVAFVQRLDGRCDEATRVWDLRRARDPFAKAQVFARTAPQLFLASRAASVPGRPFCYELPEGLLRWFDEARPLSAIAEVPGSQNKTGANRRFVRPWAEVEAAEIAAAPGLFEPPRSAAGGDETRPGRWRFYSKGGRYAPWWGNWEWVVDWSEPARDFYASNRTSNLLHERYVGREGICYTDFAGGRFNARWMPPGCVFDMTGPAIFVREQWLPGLSFKERNAALLGILNSAPARRLLKALNPTLHFQASDVRALPVPEVNEAKARRIAALVLELVEGVRALHWRVEGDALYDPRALSEGQARALLAKLTELEGALEAEIAGLYQVAVRPLERTSLSHHHALAR from the coding sequence GTGACCCGTCCCCCTCAAACCCAGGAACAGGCACTCGCCGCCGAAGTGATCACGCGCACCGAGGCGCTGCTGACCCGCGCGCTCGACCGCGGCGAGCGGGTCGATGAGGCCGGCTGGCACCGGGCGCTGATTGAGGCTGCGGCCAGGCGACGCGCGCGCCGGCTCGGGGTGAGTGAGACTGGTGTGGGTGCAGGCGATGGCCTGAGCGCCGCATGCCAGGCCGACCTCTCCACATGGCCCGACGCGCTCTTTGGCGATGCTCATGTGCTCGGGTGGATGCACCAGGGGTGGTCGGCGCTCGGACGGCTTAAGAGTTTTGAGGCCCACGTGCAGCGGGGGGAGCGCCACGACTCGGCCACCGTCTCCACCCAGCTCTACACCCCGCGTTGGGTGGCCGACGCGCTCGCCAGGCAAGCGCTTGAGGGCGCCGATCTCGGCCGCGCTCGGGTGCTCGACCCGGCGGCGGGAGGCGGGCAGATGCTGCTCGCCGCGCTCGATGCGCTCGTCGACGCCGGGCTCGCACCGGCTGAGGCTGCGACGAGGCTGTGGGGCTGGGAGCTCGATCCGCACGCAGCCCGGGTAGCGCGCTGGACCCTGAAACTGGAGGTGGCGGGTCGGCTGGGAGGGCGCGACCCGCAGCTGGAGCACCAGATCGACGCGCAGATCGTTTGCCGCGACGCGCTCCTCGGCGACGCCCCGGGCTTTGAGGTGGTGTTGACCAATCCGCCCTATATGGGCTGGCGCTCCATGCCCGCGGAGCTGCGCGAGCATCTCAAAGCCCATTACGCGCCCTTTGAGCGCGATCTTTACGCGGCCTTCATCAAGCGCTGTCAGGATGTGGCGACGCACGCGGTGGGGCTTCTGGTGCAGCAGGGCATCTTCTACCTCAAGCGTTTTGAGGCCGCGCGCGCCGAGCTGCTGGCCGCCGGCGCGCTGACCGACTTTTTACACCTGGGCCCCGGGGCCTTCTGGGGGTTGACTGGCGAGAAGGCCAGCGTGGTCGCGTTTGTGCAGCGCCTCGATGGGCGGTGTGATGAGGCCACGCGCGTCTGGGATCTGCGCCGGGCGCGCGATCCTTTTGCCAAGGCGCAGGTCTTTGCCCGCACCGCGCCACAACTTTTTCTGGCGAGCCGGGCCGCCTCGGTGCCCGGTCGACCGTTTTGTTATGAGCTGCCCGAGGGGCTTCTGCGCTGGTTCGACGAGGCTCGGCCCCTCTCGGCCATCGCCGAGGTGCCCGGGAGCCAGAACAAGACCGGCGCCAACCGCCGCTTCGTGCGCCCCTGGGCTGAGGTTGAGGCCGCGGAGATCGCCGCCGCCCCCGGGCTCTTCGAGCCGCCCCGGAGTGCGGCGGGGGGCGATGAGACACGCCCGGGGCGCTGGCGTTTCTACAGTAAGGGCGGGCGCTACGCGCCCTGGTGGGGAAACTGGGAGTGGGTTGTGGATTGGTCGGAGCCGGCGCGTGACTTTTACGCGTCCAACCGCACCTCCAACCTGCTCCACGAGCGCTATGTGGGGCGCGAGGGCATCTGCTACACCGATTTTGCCGGCGGGCGTTTTAACGCGCGGTGGATGCCCCCGGGATGTGTCTTTGACATGACCGGGCCGGCGATCTTTGTGCGCGAGCAGTGGTTGCCGGGCCTGAGCTTTAAGGAGCGCAACGCCGCGCTCCTGGGCATCCTCAACAGCGCGCCGGCGCGGCGGCTGCTCAAGGCGCTCAACCCCACGTTGCATTTTCAGGCCAGCGACGTGCGCGCGCTGCCGGTGCCCGAGGTGAATGAGGCGAAGGCGCGCCGGATCGCCGCCCTGGTGCTCGAGCTCGTCGAGGGCGTGCGCGCGCTGCACTGGCGAGTGGAGGGCGATGCGCTCTACGACCCGCGGGCGCTCAGCGAGGGGCAGGCCCGGGCGTTGCTCGCGAAGCTGACCGAGCTGGAGGGCGCACTGGAGGCCGAGATCGCCGGGCTCTATCAGGTGGCAGTGAGGCCGCTTGAGCGCACCTCGCTCAGCCATCATCACGCGCTCGCCAGGTGA
- a CDS encoding SDR family oxidoreductase — MTTPLPPDETSRNARQRRRLVIAGARGALGRALIQRLNPDFDIIALSRRPDETLPGATTTRQVDLFSRKETFEGLRDTELAVYAVHQSRFRARLTQARLDDLDVLCADNFGRAAAHHGLSHIVYPGCDTPPNAAHDLGRTREIADALGAHGVPVITLRLPIILDPQSALTRQALALASRNHPRLQPYYHAETAPIAIGDVIDACAAILANPDAFAGTYGLHGPETLSFKALVEALATRQRHTPEWREPGLLASLTPSSSPVGEEWLDILQELLETPTRHPRTFPFEDSCHRALTPLDDALDACLSPDEDAGELAEVAASPAPLPSLVRSVQRLPLPAGRDARWTAHEYVRWLPTALRFLIRATHTHDESGGSVARFFIGPIPWPILELTLAPQVSTPDRQLFWITGGMLARRSQKGRLEFRQIAHTDRVIVAIHDFEPRLPWVLYRFTQALFHLWVVERFKRHLARLSERAA, encoded by the coding sequence GTGACCACGCCCCTCCCCCCGGATGAGACATCCCGCAACGCGAGGCAACGCCGCAGGCTTGTCATCGCCGGCGCTCGCGGCGCACTGGGCCGCGCGCTGATTCAACGACTCAACCCCGACTTCGACATCATCGCGCTGAGCCGGCGCCCCGATGAGACCTTGCCTGGGGCAACGACCACACGCCAGGTCGACCTCTTCTCTCGCAAAGAAACCTTCGAGGGGCTCCGCGACACCGAGCTCGCGGTCTACGCCGTCCATCAATCCCGTTTCCGCGCCCGCCTGACCCAGGCCCGCCTCGACGACCTCGACGTGCTCTGCGCCGACAACTTCGGCCGCGCCGCCGCCCATCACGGGCTCTCGCACATCGTCTACCCGGGCTGCGACACCCCGCCCAACGCCGCCCACGACCTGGGCCGCACCCGCGAGATCGCCGACGCGCTCGGCGCCCACGGTGTGCCCGTTATCACGCTGCGCCTCCCCATCATTCTCGATCCGCAGAGCGCGCTGACCCGCCAGGCCCTGGCTCTGGCGAGCCGCAACCACCCTCGCCTCCAGCCTTATTACCATGCCGAGACCGCCCCGATCGCCATCGGCGATGTCATCGATGCCTGCGCGGCGATCCTCGCCAACCCCGACGCCTTCGCCGGCACCTACGGACTTCACGGCCCCGAAACGCTCAGCTTCAAAGCCCTCGTCGAGGCGCTCGCCACACGCCAGCGCCACACACCAGAGTGGCGCGAGCCGGGCCTGCTGGCCTCCCTCACTCCCTCCTCCTCACCGGTGGGCGAGGAGTGGCTCGACATCCTCCAGGAACTTCTGGAGACGCCCACACGGCACCCCCGCACCTTCCCCTTTGAGGACAGCTGCCACCGCGCGCTCACACCTTTAGACGACGCCCTCGACGCCTGCCTCAGCCCCGATGAAGACGCCGGAGAGTTGGCGGAGGTTGCCGCATCGCCGGCTCCGCTGCCCTCGCTCGTGCGCTCGGTGCAACGACTTCCCTTGCCTGCCGGCCGCGACGCCCGCTGGACCGCCCACGAGTACGTGCGCTGGCTGCCCACCGCGCTGCGTTTTCTGATCCGCGCCACTCACACCCACGATGAGAGCGGCGGTTCGGTCGCGCGATTCTTCATCGGCCCGATTCCCTGGCCCATCCTCGAGCTGACGCTGGCGCCACAGGTCAGCACGCCCGACCGTCAACTCTTCTGGATCACCGGCGGAATGCTTGCCAGAAGATCCCAGAAAGGTCGGCTGGAGTTTCGCCAGATCGCTCACACCGACCGTGTCATCGTCGCCATCCATGACTTCGAGCCGCGCCTTCCCTGGGTGCTCTACCGCTTCACCCAGGCCCTCTTTCACCTCTGGGTCGTTGAGCGTTTCAAACGCCACCTGGCGCGCCTCAGCGAGCGCGCGGCGTGA
- a CDS encoding amidase, translating to MRLTGPALTLARRAAETPAGALLLRRQALSDFGIDRLLDLPPGERGPLRFDPQPLHPTRKRGWQDQGLGAPTSAPGRITAAMLRDAFQAGTTSPVEVLQAIQHQLGSRRLGRAAHSPFVCTDFERATEAARASQERWARGEPLGALDGIPLPVKDQVEMEGLPLRCGTRYFSEVARRDAFVVEALRLEGALLYGRTHTTEWGMNPSGFSPHFAMPRNVYSSQHGAGGSSTGSAVAVALGLAPVALGSDGGGSIRIPSALNGLVGIKPTFGRISRSGDAFGAGTVSSMGPLGQSTADLVDFLSTACAPDPRDPASRWAPHNPERASQWRAALGRGVRGCRIGYIPEEIDALDPALQQPTLEALRSFAAEGATLVEVDFPLAAHALAIGVLAIGLETLANLADHLIMHPDDFSEEVRVMMASLRTITTDEFFAAQRTRELLKERLRDLLDDIDLLALPTTRTTALPYDLSLTGAELLDDQGTRDMCRFTFMANISGLPAGNLPIGRHKELPFGLQFVGAAFDEASVIAALAHGERMGLNHLPAPTDYLKLI from the coding sequence ATGCGCCTGACCGGACCCGCGCTCACGCTCGCCAGACGCGCCGCCGAGACCCCGGCCGGCGCGCTCCTGCTGCGTCGCCAGGCGCTGAGCGACTTCGGCATCGACCGCCTCCTCGATCTTCCGCCTGGCGAGCGCGGCCCGCTGCGTTTTGACCCGCAACCGCTGCACCCTACTCGCAAACGCGGCTGGCAGGATCAGGGGCTCGGCGCGCCCACCAGCGCCCCGGGGCGCATCACCGCTGCGATGCTTCGCGACGCTTTTCAAGCCGGCACCACCTCTCCCGTAGAGGTGCTTCAGGCCATCCAGCATCAGCTCGGCTCCCGGCGACTGGGCCGCGCCGCACACTCCCCCTTCGTCTGCACCGACTTTGAGCGTGCAACCGAAGCCGCCCGCGCCAGCCAGGAGCGCTGGGCACGTGGCGAGCCCCTGGGCGCGCTCGACGGCATCCCGCTGCCTGTCAAAGATCAGGTGGAGATGGAGGGTTTGCCGCTGCGCTGCGGCACCCGCTATTTCAGCGAAGTCGCCCGACGCGATGCTTTTGTGGTGGAGGCGCTGCGTCTGGAAGGTGCGCTCCTCTACGGTCGCACCCACACCACCGAGTGGGGCATGAACCCCTCGGGTTTCTCGCCACACTTTGCGATGCCCCGCAACGTCTACAGCTCCCAGCATGGCGCCGGGGGCTCATCGACCGGCTCGGCGGTCGCCGTCGCTCTGGGGCTTGCGCCGGTGGCGCTGGGCTCCGACGGCGGCGGCTCTATCCGCATTCCCTCGGCGCTCAACGGACTTGTCGGCATCAAACCGACCTTCGGTCGTATCAGCCGCAGCGGCGACGCCTTCGGCGCGGGCACCGTCTCCTCGATGGGCCCGCTGGGCCAGTCCACTGCCGATCTCGTCGACTTCTTGAGCACCGCCTGCGCCCCCGATCCCCGCGATCCGGCAAGCCGCTGGGCGCCGCATAACCCGGAGCGCGCCTCACAGTGGCGCGCCGCTCTGGGGCGCGGCGTGCGCGGCTGCCGCATCGGCTACATCCCCGAAGAGATCGACGCGCTCGATCCCGCTCTTCAGCAACCCACCCTCGAGGCACTCCGCAGCTTCGCCGCCGAAGGGGCGACCCTGGTCGAGGTCGACTTCCCGCTGGCCGCCCACGCCCTGGCCATCGGCGTGCTCGCCATCGGCCTGGAGACCCTGGCCAACCTCGCTGACCACCTCATCATGCACCCCGATGACTTCTCAGAAGAGGTGCGCGTGATGATGGCCTCACTGCGCACCATCACCACCGACGAGTTCTTCGCCGCGCAGCGCACCCGCGAACTTCTCAAAGAACGCCTGCGCGATCTTCTCGACGACATCGATCTGCTGGCGCTTCCCACCACGCGCACCACCGCACTCCCCTACGACCTGAGCCTCACCGGCGCTGAACTTCTCGACGATCAGGGCACTCGCGATATGTGCCGCTTTACCTTCATGGCCAACATCAGCGGGCTTCCCGCCGGCAACCTGCCCATCGGCCGACATAAGGAGCTGCCCTTCGGCCTGCAGTTTGTCGGCGCGGCCTTCGATGAGGCCTCCGTCATCGCCGCGCTGGCCCACGGTGAGCGCATGGGCTTAAACCACCTCCCCGCTCCCACCGACTACCTGAAGCTTATCTGA
- a CDS encoding tRNA-queuosine alpha-mannosyltransferase domain-containing protein: MKVLLLSAYHAHSHAQWARGLAENLEGIEVDIRALPARHFPWRVRGNALSFATDPSFDAAEYEALLVTSMVDLATLRGLRPELCRLPTAVYFHENQAVYPLKESRDRAHYIITNLYTAMAADRVIFNSPFNQRTFFEGTEAFLKKMPDGVPPGALDALRARAQVLPVPLPDALFDPPEDVEAPASERDPHRPLRLVWNHRWEHDKDPRAFFEALFALDAQGVDFRLVVLGPRFRNAPPIFAQARQRLAHRIDHFGYAETRADYLNWLRRGDIVVSTARQEFQGLAVMEAVALGCRPLLPARLAYPDFFDARWLYSSHDGHEAQVQALTGALEPLLRDPAGVRALSPPDLSSLRWERQKWEYSQLLNSLS; encoded by the coding sequence GTGAAAGTCCTGCTCCTATCGGCGTATCACGCGCACAGCCACGCGCAGTGGGCCCGCGGCCTGGCCGAGAACCTCGAGGGCATCGAGGTGGACATCCGCGCGCTGCCCGCGCGACATTTTCCCTGGCGGGTGCGCGGAAACGCGCTGAGTTTCGCGACCGATCCCTCCTTTGATGCGGCTGAATACGAGGCGTTGCTGGTCACCTCGATGGTCGATCTGGCCACGCTGCGCGGCCTGCGCCCCGAGCTCTGCCGGCTTCCCACGGCGGTCTACTTTCACGAAAACCAGGCCGTCTACCCGCTTAAAGAGAGCCGCGATCGCGCCCACTACATCATCACCAACCTGTATACGGCGATGGCCGCCGACCGCGTGATCTTCAACTCCCCCTTCAACCAGCGCACCTTCTTTGAGGGCACCGAAGCCTTCCTCAAGAAGATGCCCGACGGCGTGCCCCCCGGCGCCCTCGACGCGCTGAGAGCACGCGCGCAGGTGCTTCCCGTGCCCCTGCCCGACGCCCTCTTCGATCCTCCCGAAGACGTTGAGGCTCCGGCCTCTGAGCGCGATCCTCATCGCCCTCTGCGCCTGGTGTGGAACCACCGCTGGGAGCACGACAAAGATCCGCGCGCCTTCTTCGAGGCTCTCTTTGCCCTCGACGCACAGGGCGTGGACTTTCGCCTGGTCGTGCTCGGCCCGCGCTTTCGCAACGCCCCCCCGATCTTCGCTCAAGCCCGCCAACGGCTCGCCCACCGCATCGACCACTTCGGCTACGCCGAGACCCGTGCCGACTACCTGAACTGGCTTCGCCGCGGCGATATCGTCGTGTCGACGGCCCGTCAGGAGTTTCAGGGCCTGGCCGTGATGGAGGCCGTCGCCCTGGGATGTCGCCCTCTTTTGCCGGCGCGCCTGGCCTACCCGGACTTTTTTGATGCGCGCTGGCTCTACTCCTCCCACGATGGGCACGAGGCCCAGGTTCAGGCGCTTACAGGCGCGCTGGAGCCTCTTCTGCGCGACCCCGCCGGCGTGCGTGCTTTATCGCCACCCGATCTTTCAAGCTTGCGCTGGGAGCGACAAAAGTGGGAATACTCTCAATTGTTAAATTCTCTTAGCTAA
- a CDS encoding ATP-binding protein, translated as MNPNESGIAGLSQLDLRARAEAILSSSDAMGTPARDPQEVIRELQLHHIELDLQNKELKRYQSQLESTRERYIDLYFHAPIGYASLTPEGIIDELNFMAADHLGLTRQELLRASFGELLTPSSRERFQSHLARTFSSRDLQKCDVVARLPDGGQTHLRLTSVVVAGDEDTPAQCRTIVMDINDEQYAERERIALQDQLRQAHKMEALGRLVSGIAHDFNNLLTLIIGYSKLAMNQLPSSNPFFAHAQQIHKAGHHASELIDQLLSFSRERAPSPTRMVLNETIRDIESMLRRVTGDDIEFNLSLDESLGETCFDAAQFKQVLMNLVINACEAMPQGGRLTVRTRNIQLHERAASRLDIDPGPFVLVEVEDTGYGIPEEAVSRIFDPTFTTKSSDKTHGFGLATSQGILRQHQGVIDVVSQIDKGTSFLIYAPRVDAARTEERPAPTPTILLVEDQTDLRQLATMVLSTAGYRVLSACSPAEGVEIAELHPGAIDLILTDVTMPGMNGRQLAERVLKTHPNAHVLYISGHDHESVCRERGIDIDAPFLEKPFAPERLVEVVATLIEPPPNAPTPSFDHSSDHAPPPG; from the coding sequence ATGAATCCAAATGAAAGCGGCATCGCAGGCCTCTCCCAACTCGACCTTCGGGCCCGCGCCGAGGCCATCCTCAGCTCCAGCGACGCGATGGGAACCCCGGCCCGCGATCCTCAAGAGGTGATCCGTGAGCTGCAGCTGCATCATATCGAGCTCGACCTTCAGAATAAGGAGCTCAAACGTTACCAATCCCAGCTCGAGTCGACGCGCGAGCGCTACATCGACCTCTACTTTCATGCCCCCATCGGCTACGCCTCGCTCACTCCGGAGGGGATCATCGATGAGCTTAACTTCATGGCCGCCGATCACCTCGGCCTGACCCGTCAGGAGCTCCTGCGGGCTTCTTTCGGCGAGTTGCTGACCCCGTCGAGTCGCGAGCGTTTTCAGAGCCACCTGGCGCGGACTTTCAGCTCTCGAGATCTGCAAAAATGCGACGTCGTCGCGCGCCTCCCCGACGGGGGCCAGACCCACCTTCGGCTGACCAGTGTCGTGGTCGCTGGCGATGAAGACACCCCGGCCCAATGCCGCACCATCGTGATGGACATCAACGACGAGCAATACGCCGAGCGCGAACGTATCGCGCTTCAGGACCAGCTTCGTCAGGCTCATAAAATGGAGGCGCTCGGCCGCCTGGTCAGCGGCATCGCCCACGACTTCAACAACCTGCTCACCCTGATCATCGGCTACTCCAAGCTGGCCATGAATCAGCTCCCCTCCTCCAACCCCTTCTTCGCGCACGCCCAGCAGATCCACAAAGCGGGCCACCACGCCTCCGAGCTCATCGACCAGCTTCTATCCTTCAGCCGCGAGCGCGCCCCCTCGCCCACCCGCATGGTGCTCAACGAGACCATCCGCGACATCGAGTCGATGCTGCGGCGGGTCACCGGCGATGACATTGAGTTCAACCTCTCGCTCGACGAGTCGCTCGGTGAGACGTGTTTTGACGCCGCGCAGTTCAAGCAGGTGCTGATGAACCTGGTGATCAACGCCTGTGAGGCGATGCCTCAAGGGGGCCGGCTCACCGTGCGCACGCGCAACATTCAACTGCACGAGCGCGCGGCCTCCCGACTCGACATCGACCCCGGCCCCTTTGTGCTGGTCGAGGTCGAAGACACCGGCTACGGCATCCCGGAGGAGGCCGTCTCGCGGATCTTCGATCCCACCTTCACCACCAAGAGCTCCGACAAGACCCATGGCTTTGGCCTGGCGACCTCCCAGGGGATCCTGCGGCAGCACCAGGGGGTGATCGACGTGGTCAGTCAGATCGACAAGGGCACCTCGTTTTTGATCTACGCCCCGCGCGTCGACGCCGCGCGCACCGAAGAGCGCCCGGCTCCCACACCGACGATCCTGCTGGTCGAAGACCAGACCGATCTTCGCCAGCTGGCCACCATGGTGCTGAGCACCGCCGGCTACCGCGTGCTCAGCGCGTGCTCTCCGGCCGAGGGCGTTGAGATCGCGGAGCTTCACCCCGGCGCGATCGATCTTATCCTCACCGACGTGACCATGCCCGGGATGAACGGTCGCCAGCTGGCCGAGCGCGTGCTCAAGACCCACCCCAACGCGCACGTCCTCTACATCTCGGGCCACGATCACGAGTCGGTCTGTCGCGAGCGCGGCATCGACATCGACGCCCCTTTCTTAGAGAAGCCCTTTGCGCCGGAGCGCCTCGTCGAAGTCGTGGCGACGCTGATCGAGCCGCCCCCCAACGCCCCCACACCGAGCTTTGATCACAGCAGTGACCACGCCCCTCCCCCCGGATGA
- a CDS encoding CheR family methyltransferase, translating to MHTLRIGTDILGKIITRAATITGEYLAPYRTEHFRDAVERRLRALDLSSYEAYLTHLERDEDEAYAMLNEAFVGVTGFFRDAQAFDALSEHLTRRFCQHPSPLRAYVAACSTGQEALSIFILLERLRQAMGLPEPAPLVATDINPHAIETACEGVYTADQLRGLSSSLRHQFFEPHPRGCRLLPRYRRRIRYQVSDVLRERPPGRFELICCRNLLIYLQPRAQLHLLNSLHNALRPGGLLFLGAYESAAPLPALFALVDADHSIYARRP from the coding sequence ATGCATACCCTGCGCATTGGAACCGACATCCTGGGCAAGATCATCACCCGCGCCGCAACTATCACTGGCGAGTATCTGGCCCCCTACCGCACCGAACACTTCCGCGACGCCGTGGAGCGGCGGCTGCGCGCGCTGGATTTATCTTCGTACGAGGCCTACCTCACTCACCTGGAGCGTGACGAAGACGAAGCCTACGCCATGCTCAACGAGGCCTTTGTCGGCGTGACCGGCTTCTTCCGGGATGCGCAGGCCTTCGACGCACTCTCCGAACACCTGACGCGTCGATTCTGCCAGCATCCATCGCCGCTGCGCGCCTACGTTGCCGCCTGCTCCACCGGTCAGGAGGCGCTCTCCATCTTCATTCTGCTGGAGCGGCTGCGCCAGGCGATGGGCCTCCCAGAGCCCGCTCCCCTGGTCGCCACCGACATCAACCCCCACGCCATTGAGACCGCTTGCGAAGGCGTCTACACCGCCGACCAGCTCCGCGGCCTCTCCTCCTCCTTGCGCCATCAATTCTTCGAGCCTCATCCCCGGGGATGTCGTCTGCTTCCGCGCTACCGTCGCCGCATCCGCTATCAGGTCAGCGACGTCCTCCGCGAACGTCCGCCGGGGCGCTTCGAGCTGATCTGCTGCCGCAACCTTCTTATCTACCTTCAACCTCGCGCGCAGCTGCACCTCTTAAACAGCCTTCATAACGCGCTGCGCCCCGGCGGGCTGCTCTTTCTGGGAGCCTATGAGTCGGCCGCGCCGCTGCCCGCGCTCTTTGCGCTCGTCGACGCCGACCACAGCATCTACGCCCGCCGCCCTTAA
- a CDS encoding enoyl-CoA hydratase-related protein: MSDVLYAVDGSIARITLNRPEARNAFSDAMIKGITESLDEAEFDPEVRVVVIRGEGSAFCAGGDLKAMREHSGMFSGDPVELRQRYLRGMQTLPRRFDSFEKPTIAQINGAAIGAGLGLALMCDLRVSAERAKFGSTFAKVGLIPGDGGAYLLTRTVGFSKALELILTARVIDAEAALKIDMVHEVVADDQLQSRVDALASEIAALPPKAVRMAKTALYRSVNRDLESALHITAALQGLIQSTQEHEDAVETLLNSIHSRKES, from the coding sequence ATGTCGGATGTGCTCTACGCTGTTGATGGATCGATCGCCCGCATCACGCTTAACCGCCCCGAGGCGCGCAACGCCTTCTCCGACGCCATGATCAAGGGCATCACCGAGAGCCTTGATGAGGCCGAGTTCGACCCCGAGGTGCGCGTCGTGGTGATCCGTGGCGAGGGCTCGGCGTTTTGTGCGGGCGGCGATTTGAAGGCGATGCGCGAGCATAGCGGGATGTTCTCGGGTGACCCGGTGGAACTTCGCCAGCGCTACCTGCGCGGGATGCAGACCCTGCCGCGGCGCTTCGACAGCTTTGAGAAACCCACCATCGCCCAGATCAACGGCGCGGCCATCGGCGCCGGGCTGGGCCTGGCGTTGATGTGCGATCTTCGGGTGAGCGCCGAGCGCGCCAAATTCGGCTCGACCTTCGCGAAGGTCGGGCTCATCCCGGGCGACGGGGGTGCCTACCTGCTCACACGCACCGTCGGCTTTAGCAAAGCGCTGGAGCTGATCCTCACCGCGCGCGTCATCGACGCCGAGGCTGCGCTCAAGATCGACATGGTCCACGAGGTTGTCGCCGACGACCAACTTCAGAGCCGCGTCGACGCGCTCGCCAGTGAGATCGCCGCTCTGCCGCCCAAGGCGGTGCGCATGGCCAAGACCGCCCTCTACCGCAGCGTCAATCGCGACCTGGAGAGCGCCCTGCACATCACCGCCGCCCTTCAGGGGCTGATCCAGAGCACCCAGGAACACGAAGATGCCGTCGAGACGCTTCTCAACAGCATCCACAGCCGCAAGGAGTCGTAA
- a CDS encoding OmpA/MotB family protein has translation MQKTLVALIAASLFVGCGVPKDEHEAMLRDMENTKVALATTEREKAEVEEELRGQIETLEARIAKLENDKLALETELSEARGDLDLYESRAGGLEEALEASRAELDELRRARAQTEERLKEYRNLASRLASMVESGQLTVKIREGRMVIELADNILFDSGRTDIKEDGRMALQELAAVLQEVDDRNFLVAGHTDNVPISSGRFSSNWELSTARAVEVVKYLQEQGVDPTNLAAAGYGEFDPVADNEDRETRALNRRIEIILMPNIEELPSVPDDVFEGS, from the coding sequence ATGCAAAAGACGCTTGTCGCCCTGATCGCCGCCTCACTCTTCGTGGGCTGCGGTGTCCCCAAAGACGAACACGAAGCGATGCTGCGCGATATGGAAAACACCAAGGTCGCGCTGGCCACCACCGAGCGCGAGAAGGCCGAGGTGGAGGAAGAGCTGCGCGGCCAGATCGAGACGCTGGAAGCGCGCATCGCCAAACTCGAGAACGACAAGCTCGCCCTGGAGACCGAGCTCAGCGAGGCCCGCGGCGACCTGGACCTCTATGAGTCACGCGCCGGCGGCCTGGAAGAAGCCCTGGAGGCCTCGCGCGCCGAGCTCGATGAGCTGCGCCGCGCCCGCGCCCAGACCGAAGAGCGCCTCAAAGAGTACCGCAACCTGGCCAGCCGCCTGGCCTCGATGGTCGAGTCCGGCCAGCTCACCGTGAAGATCCGCGAAGGACGCATGGTCATCGAGCTCGCCGACAACATCCTCTTTGACTCGGGTCGTACCGACATCAAAGAAGACGGCCGAATGGCGCTGCAAGAGTTGGCCGCAGTGCTTCAGGAGGTCGATGATCGCAACTTCCTGGTGGCCGGTCACACCGATAACGTGCCCATCAGCTCGGGGCGCTTCTCCTCGAACTGGGAGCTCTCGACGGCGCGTGCGGTCGAGGTCGTTAAATATTTGCAGGAGCAGGGCGTCGATCCCACCAACCTCGCTGCGGCCGGCTACGGGGAGTTTGACCCGGTGGCCGATAACGAAGATCGTGAGACGCGCGCGCTCAACCGCCGCATTGAAATCATCCTGATGCCCAACATCGAAGAGCTGCCCTCGGTGCCCGACGATGTCTTTGAGGGCTCTTAA